In Helicobacter bilis, a genomic segment contains:
- the ruvA gene encoding Holliday junction branch migration protein RuvA — protein MIVRLKGNIEKLLPTGVELEVSGVTYMVEISLLTSAALQNKTHVTLEIAEIIREDSHLLYGFETRREREVFLQLLKVNGVGAKIALMILSSYSVEQFLAIVQTNNLAALKSVKGIGAKVAGKIMLELAGYTQSIQTPNNVNVQLAHEALVALGFKDTQITQALQGLSNEILQMPPNDMVKAILQTLGKS, from the coding sequence ATGATTGTAAGGTTAAAGGGAAATATAGAAAAGCTTTTGCCAACGGGTGTAGAGCTAGAAGTCTCTGGCGTTACTTATATGGTTGAGATTTCATTGCTTACAAGTGCTGCTTTACAGAATAAAACACATGTAACACTTGAGATTGCTGAGATTATCCGCGAAGACTCCCATTTGTTGTATGGATTTGAGACACGCAGAGAACGAGAGGTATTTTTGCAACTCTTAAAGGTCAATGGTGTAGGCGCAAAAATTGCCTTAATGATTCTATCAAGCTATTCTGTGGAGCAGTTTCTTGCTATTGTGCAGACAAATAACCTTGCTGCATTAAAGAGTGTAAAAGGCATTGGTGCAAAGGTTGCTGGAAAAATCATGCTTGAATTAGCCGGATATACTCAAAGCATACAAACCCCAAATAATGTAAATGTGCAATTAGCCCATGAAGCTTTAGTTGCACTAGGCTTTAAAGATACGCAAATCACACAAGCCCTGCAAGGATTAAGCAATGAGATATTGCAAATGCCACCAAATGATATGGTAAAAGCCATATTGCAAACATTGGGTAAAAGCTAG